Proteins found in one Pseudomonas mosselii genomic segment:
- a CDS encoding S8 family serine peptidase: MTVDAFGLESWQWPGTIADTFPPLLGGLNREVSTIPGQGETYAKHLRLAVMQNLAGVSRYISSFTELDMLPAWKYANELRRFAADNTYKMFQWFGAGDDTPVQPDTNQSIQIHIDASPKPQQHIQGEDQARQDVSNGYVQNAATHNVFALGGILNKTDFASTQMASLTSGGIRPGEMQLDPNARPNSHLSKFYLDQPSTSGFDFSVRNAVTLNGLSAMTTRNTYVDPLLLDLGGEGVRMTDLSDAVLFDTDHSGTLKRSAWADRKTGMLVIDDGSGQVKDVSQMFSEYYKGKAGVNGAAGEARFKDGFAALASEDGNGDGIIDARDPIWNRLRVWVDASHDARVDGGELKTLAELGITQINVRAAGTPGETRDGSRVLARGSFTIGGASREALAVDFLGDPVSSTTTRQGDGIRVVSNSDGATTIAYSSTSNQGEQLDATTLGVNNLYGGSGNDQLTATASGSWLVGGAGSNTYIGGAGDDVFVISASDDPQNIHGNGGRDTALIVGDQGVELNMAKAGLTIAQGGRGDDVIRSGGGAGVFIKGGEGSATLIGGAGNDVLVGGSGHNTLIGGSGKAVIYAGPNGDLIYASAGGSIIHAGGGNDVIHGGAADDVIEVGHGNAQIDGGGGTNLVTLHGKYGEYRITHTSNGYLVADNVTGRDGTVQLRNIQKLNFADISAVDLSNPNAMPVSDVLRLDKDGQRFDRQRTHLIAASSLLANDLLLDSKGGLRIDNVGDATGGSVSLTAQGDVLFTPLAGYTGMMGFKYGIIDAQGNKSASVVDLGSGQTAPMRASVTLLDAGMPNDPLAAQQWYLSDTNVLPVWQDYTGKGVRIAMFEPGGEFATAPEIFDIQHPDLAANVDQAWLKTQRDKGVLPELASNHATMVAGVMVAGRNDQGGVGVAYDAKLSGFYLANKGDDLTGLGNMVNYDVANHSWGFQNDFAISNLQNGAIDTASALAANARYAAHNGRGGLGTVIVTAGGNQRAHGGSAQGSLTNNNRFSIEVGAINAQGDLSTLQIGSTPFSNPGASLLVSAPGSNVLSTSRLVETERGSTFGNDYTSMQGTSFAAPIVSGVAALMLEANPNLGYRDVQQILALSARRVNDSATRWDNNGARNWNGGGMHTSHDYGFGEVDARAAVRLAESWMTRSTGADESVFSASSGALGKTLSGGGSLSTSLQMDAGLNVEHVEIDLDASVGRLGDLTVTLVSPDGTRSILLDRTGKVPQGMAGASDADMGSTRSGPFKYSFMSTRDWGERSAGTWTLEVKDASNGQPVTLNNWALRLYGSKAGADDTYFYTDEYLKAVQGQASRGVLDDAGNGTAGGRNTLNAAAVSGDVQVNLATGVASIGGAALTLRNPNGVHNLISGDGNDTLVAGNADALLDGGRGNNSLTGGNGKDFFVVHRREGGQDTVHRFEAAKGEVIDLVGFTGKTFADLTLQQQGADVRVDLGNGQHILLSGQSLGNISAANFQFQDRFVAPANYVDSSRPNVDTGTVAGTVVLSGGGEGVSFSSGADGQLIAALAGKVYSHDSATSDRFIISHQLNASDYHNALRGFRHGIDKIDLSQVGVTRFEELSIVQKNRGTINGLSQIHGVELSTNVLRGANQPVNLAYLDAIEVAQLDAGDFIFASAHLPVETGQPPLPPTRLPGIDLSLPDRVKPIEIPDRLTPIVERPDIKIPDVRVPDFSIPDHRIPDLNDLLNRGTDDWRKRFDDHPGVPTRPVEIPDIRPSPIEIPEIRIPDRPTVDLRPSTDINSILEEARRRHEQIMEESNRRTDELLKPTGPVEIPDFRPTLIEIADRPAVDLHTSTDVDSIVEEARRRHKQIMEEVHNDRFEHKPVTLPDINASDYLKHPTSSDATPASKPQASTSPAQAYQLIVAGQAWSAGSLSGLFGMALKDQAPVYQVSLADGSPLPAWMSFDSAQASLAGIPEAGLAGTFDIKVNAGSQTSAVLHLMVQPTVMTVPMFSSVTLADDQYAVNLSNSFTKVTASGGRHLALLGSGAKATLLGRDDQQVFATGSRAEVTLGDGNNTVKGGVGTLVAGHGDNLIETTGSSTNLTLGNGHNTIKGSLDKLVAGNGDNFIETTGSSADVTLGDGRNTINGRLDKLVAGNGDNHVESSGSFAEITLGNGGNSIKGEFRKLVVGDGDNRIETSSSFTKIKLGKGHNNVVVEGSMADVEVGEGHTEVAFRGSMSTLNFGKPVLPEQLWFQHQGDDLLISRIGSAQQVTLHDWYASSPARVRDIVAGNGQHLSDRNVEQLVQAMAAFAPPGAAATSFDAAQAQALQPVLAANWR; encoded by the coding sequence ATGACTGTCGATGCGTTTGGCCTCGAATCATGGCAATGGCCTGGCACCATCGCCGATACCTTCCCCCCTCTGCTGGGAGGTCTCAACCGCGAGGTTTCGACCATCCCGGGCCAAGGCGAAACCTACGCAAAGCACCTCAGGCTCGCTGTCATGCAGAACCTCGCCGGGGTCAGTCGGTACATTTCCAGCTTCACCGAATTGGACATGCTTCCCGCATGGAAATATGCCAATGAGCTAAGGCGCTTCGCTGCGGACAACACCTACAAGATGTTCCAGTGGTTCGGTGCCGGTGACGACACTCCCGTCCAGCCCGATACCAACCAGTCGATCCAGATCCACATCGACGCCTCGCCCAAGCCACAGCAGCACATCCAGGGCGAAGACCAGGCACGCCAGGACGTGAGCAACGGCTATGTGCAGAACGCCGCGACCCACAACGTGTTCGCCCTCGGCGGTATTCTCAACAAGACCGACTTCGCCTCCACGCAGATGGCCAGCCTGACCTCGGGCGGCATCCGCCCTGGCGAAATGCAACTGGACCCGAACGCCCGCCCCAACAGCCACCTGTCGAAGTTCTACCTCGACCAGCCGAGCACCAGCGGTTTCGATTTCAGCGTGCGCAACGCGGTGACCCTCAACGGCCTGTCGGCCATGACCACCCGCAACACCTACGTCGACCCACTGCTGCTCGACCTGGGCGGCGAAGGCGTGCGCATGACCGACCTGAGCGACGCCGTGCTGTTCGACACCGACCACAGCGGCACGCTCAAGCGCAGCGCCTGGGCCGACCGCAAGACCGGCATGCTGGTGATCGACGATGGCAGCGGCCAGGTCAAGGACGTCAGCCAGATGTTCTCCGAGTACTACAAGGGCAAGGCCGGCGTGAACGGTGCGGCCGGCGAGGCCCGTTTCAAGGATGGCTTCGCCGCGCTGGCCAGCGAGGATGGCAACGGCGATGGCATCATCGATGCCCGTGACCCAATCTGGAACCGGCTGCGTGTGTGGGTGGATGCCAGCCATGACGCCCGTGTCGACGGCGGTGAGCTGAAGACCCTGGCCGAACTGGGCATCACCCAGATCAACGTGCGCGCCGCTGGCACGCCGGGCGAGACCCGCGATGGCAGCCGTGTGCTGGCCCGGGGTTCGTTCACGATCGGCGGCGCCAGCCGGGAAGCGCTGGCCGTGGACTTCCTGGGCGACCCGGTAAGCAGCACCACCACCCGCCAGGGCGATGGCATCCGCGTGGTATCAAACAGCGACGGCGCCACCACCATCGCCTACAGCAGCACCAGCAACCAGGGCGAACAGCTGGACGCTACGACCCTTGGGGTGAACAACCTGTATGGCGGCAGCGGCAACGACCAACTCACTGCTACGGCCAGCGGCAGCTGGCTGGTCGGCGGTGCTGGCAGCAATACCTACATCGGTGGTGCCGGCGACGATGTCTTTGTCATCAGCGCCAGCGACGACCCACAGAACATCCACGGCAACGGTGGCCGCGACACGGCGCTGATCGTTGGAGACCAGGGCGTAGAGCTGAACATGGCCAAGGCCGGGCTGACCATTGCCCAGGGCGGTCGCGGCGACGATGTGATCCGCAGCGGCGGTGGCGCCGGCGTGTTCATCAAGGGCGGGGAGGGCAGTGCCACCCTGATCGGCGGCGCCGGCAACGATGTACTGGTCGGCGGTAGCGGCCACAACACGCTCATCGGCGGCAGTGGCAAGGCGGTGATCTATGCAGGGCCCAACGGCGACCTGATCTACGCGTCCGCAGGCGGCAGCATCATCCACGCCGGTGGCGGCAACGATGTCATCCACGGCGGTGCGGCCGACGATGTGATCGAGGTCGGTCACGGCAACGCACAGATCGACGGCGGTGGCGGCACCAACCTGGTCACCCTGCACGGCAAGTACGGTGAGTACCGCATCACCCATACCAGCAACGGCTACCTGGTAGCCGACAACGTGACCGGTCGCGACGGTACCGTGCAACTGCGCAATATCCAGAAGCTCAACTTCGCCGATATTTCCGCCGTCGACCTGTCCAACCCCAACGCCATGCCGGTGTCCGATGTGCTGCGCCTGGACAAGGACGGCCAGCGTTTCGACCGCCAGCGCACGCACCTGATCGCCGCCTCCAGCCTGCTGGCTAACGACCTGCTGCTCGACAGCAAGGGCGGCCTGCGCATCGACAACGTCGGCGATGCCACCGGCGGTTCGGTCAGCCTCACCGCCCAAGGTGATGTGCTGTTCACCCCGCTGGCCGGCTACACCGGCATGATGGGCTTCAAGTACGGCATCATCGATGCCCAGGGCAACAAGTCGGCCTCGGTGGTCGACCTGGGCAGCGGCCAGACCGCGCCGATGCGCGCCAGCGTGACCCTGCTCGACGCCGGCATGCCAAACGACCCGCTGGCCGCGCAGCAGTGGTACCTGAGCGACACCAACGTGCTGCCGGTATGGCAGGACTACACCGGCAAGGGCGTGCGCATCGCCATGTTCGAACCGGGCGGCGAGTTCGCCACGGCGCCGGAAATCTTCGACATCCAGCACCCGGACCTGGCCGCCAACGTCGACCAGGCCTGGCTCAAGACCCAGCGCGACAAGGGCGTGCTGCCAGAGCTGGCCTCCAACCACGCGACCATGGTCGCCGGGGTGATGGTGGCCGGGCGCAACGACCAGGGCGGCGTGGGCGTGGCCTATGACGCCAAGCTCAGCGGTTTCTACCTGGCCAACAAGGGCGACGACCTGACTGGCCTGGGCAACATGGTCAACTATGACGTCGCCAACCACAGCTGGGGCTTCCAGAACGACTTCGCCATCAGCAACCTACAGAACGGCGCCATCGACACCGCCAGCGCCCTGGCGGCAAACGCCCGCTATGCCGCGCACAACGGTCGCGGTGGCCTGGGCACGGTGATCGTCACCGCCGGCGGCAACCAGCGCGCCCACGGCGGCAGCGCCCAAGGCTCGCTGACCAACAACAACCGCTTCTCGATCGAGGTCGGGGCGATCAACGCCCAGGGCGACCTGTCGACCCTGCAGATCGGTTCGACGCCGTTCTCCAACCCCGGCGCCAGCCTGCTGGTCTCGGCCCCGGGCAGCAACGTGCTGTCCACCAGCCGCCTGGTGGAGACCGAGCGCGGCTCGACCTTCGGCAACGACTACACGAGCATGCAAGGCACCAGCTTCGCCGCGCCGATCGTCTCCGGCGTGGCCGCGCTGATGCTCGAAGCCAACCCCAACCTGGGCTACCGCGACGTGCAGCAGATCCTTGCGCTGTCGGCCCGCCGGGTCAACGACAGTGCCACCCGCTGGGACAACAACGGCGCGCGCAACTGGAACGGCGGCGGCATGCACACCAGCCACGACTACGGCTTCGGCGAAGTGGACGCCCGCGCGGCCGTACGCCTGGCCGAAAGCTGGATGACCCGCAGCACCGGTGCCGACGAAAGCGTGTTCAGCGCCAGCAGCGGCGCCCTGGGCAAGACCCTGAGCGGCGGTGGCAGCCTGAGCACCTCGCTGCAGATGGACGCCGGGCTGAACGTCGAGCACGTGGAGATCGACCTGGACGCCAGCGTCGGCCGCCTCGGCGACCTGACCGTCACCCTGGTCTCGCCCGATGGCACCCGCAGCATCCTGCTCGACCGCACCGGCAAGGTGCCGCAGGGGATGGCCGGCGCCAGCGACGCCGACATGGGCAGCACGCGCTCCGGGCCCTTCAAGTACAGCTTCATGAGCACCCGTGACTGGGGCGAACGCTCGGCCGGCACCTGGACCCTCGAGGTCAAGGACGCCAGCAACGGCCAACCGGTGACCCTCAACAACTGGGCCCTGCGCCTGTATGGCAGCAAGGCCGGTGCGGACGACACCTACTTCTACACCGACGAGTACCTCAAGGCGGTGCAGGGCCAGGCCAGCCGCGGCGTGCTGGATGACGCCGGCAACGGCACCGCGGGCGGGCGCAATACGCTCAACGCAGCGGCGGTCAGCGGTGATGTCCAAGTCAACCTGGCCACCGGCGTGGCCAGCATCGGCGGCGCGGCGCTGACCTTGCGCAACCCGAACGGCGTGCACAACCTCATCAGCGGTGACGGCAACGACACCCTGGTGGCCGGCAACGCCGATGCCCTGCTCGACGGTGGCCGAGGCAACAACAGCCTGACCGGCGGCAACGGCAAGGACTTCTTCGTGGTCCATCGCCGCGAGGGCGGCCAGGACACCGTGCACCGCTTCGAAGCGGCAAAAGGGGAGGTCATCGACCTGGTCGGTTTCACTGGCAAGACCTTCGCCGACCTGACCCTGCAGCAGCAGGGCGCGGATGTCCGCGTCGACCTGGGCAACGGCCAGCACATCCTGCTGAGCGGACAGTCGCTGGGCAACATCAGCGCGGCGAACTTCCAGTTCCAGGACCGCTTCGTCGCCCCGGCCAACTATGTCGACAGTAGCCGACCAAACGTGGACACCGGCACCGTCGCCGGCACCGTGGTGCTCAGCGGCGGTGGCGAGGGCGTAAGCTTCAGCAGCGGCGCCGACGGCCAACTGATCGCCGCGCTGGCGGGCAAGGTGTACAGCCACGACAGCGCCACCTCGGACCGCTTCATCATCAGTCACCAGCTCAATGCCAGTGACTACCACAATGCCTTGCGCGGCTTCCGTCATGGCATCGACAAGATCGACCTGAGCCAGGTCGGTGTCACCCGTTTCGAAGAGCTGAGCATCGTCCAGAAGAACCGCGGCACCATCAATGGCCTGTCGCAGATCCATGGCGTTGAACTGAGCACCAACGTGCTGCGCGGCGCGAATCAGCCGGTCAACCTGGCTTACCTCGACGCCATCGAAGTGGCCCAGCTCGATGCCGGCGACTTCATCTTCGCCAGCGCCCATCTGCCGGTGGAAACCGGCCAGCCCCCGCTGCCGCCGACCCGCCTGCCGGGGATCGACCTGTCGCTGCCGGACCGGGTCAAGCCCATCGAGATCCCCGACCGGCTCACGCCGATCGTCGAGCGTCCCGACATCAAGATTCCCGATGTCCGGGTTCCGGACTTCAGCATTCCGGATCACCGGATCCCGGATCTGAACGACCTGCTCAATCGCGGCACGGACGACTGGCGCAAGCGCTTCGATGACCATCCGGGCGTACCGACGCGGCCTGTCGAGATTCCTGACATCCGGCCATCGCCCATCGAGATCCCGGAAATCAGAATCCCTGACCGACCTACGGTCGACCTGCGTCCAAGTACCGATATCAACTCGATCCTCGAAGAAGCGAGGCGTCGACACGAGCAGATCATGGAGGAAAGCAACCGCCGCACGGACGAATTGCTCAAGCCGACCGGACCTGTCGAAATCCCCGACTTTCGGCCAACGCTCATCGAAATCGCTGATCGACCTGCGGTCGACCTGCACACAAGCACTGATGTCGACTCGATCGTCGAAGAAGCAAGGCGCCGGCACAAGCAGATCATGGAGGAGGTCCACAACGACCGGTTCGAGCACAAGCCGGTGACACTGCCGGACATCAATGCCAGCGACTACCTCAAACACCCCACGTCCTCCGACGCCACCCCGGCATCGAAGCCACAGGCCAGCACCTCACCAGCGCAGGCCTATCAGTTGATCGTCGCCGGTCAGGCCTGGAGCGCTGGCTCCTTGAGCGGGCTATTCGGCATGGCGCTCAAGGACCAGGCACCGGTTTACCAGGTCAGCCTTGCCGACGGCTCGCCGCTGCCAGCCTGGATGAGCTTCGACTCGGCTCAGGCGTCGCTGGCAGGGATACCTGAGGCCGGTCTCGCCGGCACCTTCGATATCAAGGTGAATGCCGGCAGCCAAACTAGTGCCGTGCTGCACCTGATGGTCCAACCGACGGTGATGACCGTGCCGATGTTCAGCAGCGTCACCCTGGCAGACGACCAGTACGCGGTGAACCTAAGCAATTCGTTCACCAAGGTCACCGCCAGCGGCGGCCGTCATCTGGCACTGCTCGGCAGCGGGGCCAAAGCCACCCTGCTGGGCAGGGACGACCAGCAGGTCTTTGCCACTGGCTCGCGGGCAGAGGTAACCCTGGGTGATGGTAACAACACGGTCAAGGGAGGGGTCGGCACGCTGGTAGCCGGTCATGGTGACAACCTCATCGAAACGACCGGATCGTCTACCAACCTCACGCTGGGCAACGGCCACAACACCATCAAGGGTAGTCTCGACAAGCTGGTGGCCGGCAATGGCGACAACTTCATCGAAACCACCGGCTCATCCGCCGACGTCACGCTGGGCGATGGCCGCAATACCATCAACGGCAGGCTCGACAAACTGGTTGCCGGTAATGGCGACAACCATGTCGAAAGCTCGGGCTCGTTCGCCGAGATCACCCTGGGCAATGGCGGCAACTCGATCAAAGGCGAATTCCGCAAGCTGGTGGTCGGCGATGGCGACAACCGCATCGAGACGTCATCGTCGTTCACCAAGATCAAGCTGGGCAAAGGCCACAACAACGTCGTGGTCGAAGGCAGCATGGCCGATGTGGAAGTCGGTGAAGGTCATACCGAGGTTGCATTCCGGGGTTCCATGAGCACCTTGAACTTCGGCAAGCCCGTACTGCCCGAACAGCTGTGGTTCCAGCACCAGGGCGATGACCTGCTGATCAGCCGTATCGGCAGTGCGCAGCAGGTCACCCTGCATGACTGGTATGCCAGCTCGCCAGCCCGGGTCCGCGACATCGTTGCCGGTAACGGTCAGCACTTGTCGGACCGCAATGTCGAGCAACTGGTCCAGGCCATGGCGGCGTTCGCGCCGCCCGGCGCGGCTGCTACCAGCTTCGACGCGGCGCAGGCGCAAGCCTTGCAGCCGGTCCTCGCCGCCAACTGGCGCTAA